Genomic window (Oncorhynchus masou masou isolate Uvic2021 chromosome 9, UVic_Omas_1.1, whole genome shotgun sequence):
ACTACAGCAGTGACACTCTGGTGTTGTGAGCAGTAAAACAGGGCGTACCCCCTTAATAAATCAAAAGCTATTTACAATAGCCACATgcctgtgtttttctctctccctttctctctgggGATTTTCTCTGAGGGACAAAGAGAAACAGGACTGCGGGGGAATGTTTTAGAGGGAGCTGTAGGGGAGTACTCTAGTTGATTTAAATAGTCATTTATTTAGTCAGGATAGCCCACTCTGTAACAAATGCAACTGTTTTCCAAGGAGTCCTGGGTTCCATAgaatccattttttttttaaagaaagcgAGCAAAAGTGAGGTTGATATTCCTCTGAATATCCAATCTAGTAATTCACTTTGGCTCCAGCATGATGACTCCCACAAAACAGAATTGTCTACGTTAGGTCGATGTCTTTTGCATCATACTCACACTTGAAAGCTGTCTTTGCAACacggtctgtttgtctgtctgtctataaaatGTTTCGATATTTTGAAATCCTTTTAATTTTCAGTTCAGTTAACAGGGGGTGGGGGATGCTGTCTGCTGGTTAAGGTATTTATTTTAGGGACATGTGGTGTGGGAGAGCCATTGTCTATATGCTATACTActcgggggagggggggagagctACCTCCGGAGCTAGTGTGGGAGACATCTCTCATAGAGAGATTTtgaatcgctctctctctctacacttacATAAGTACATTTCCTGGGACTAGTGTGTGTCATCAAAGTAGTGCAGAGTAAAGAGGCCCTTTCTCTCTGGGTATTACAGACGTGCCTGTCACTGGGGACTCTGTCTTTCTGAGGACACTGGCCCAGGACGGGCTGATTGGggggattagagagagagactgctacagactactataaacaGATTGTGAGAGGACTCTGATATCAGGAAGACAGTTGGTGTGGTGGGGAAAGAAACACGGAGAGGGGAAAATTGATAAAAGGGGAGACAGAGGTCACCAAACTTGGGGAAAATGTAGCGCTGAGTGACGGATTAGTGTGAGGGAGAGTGACGAGTTGACGAGCGAGCACGAGACCTGGGAGGGAGAAGTAACACCAGGTAGGGAGACGATGAGACTGTAAGAGAGGAGTGACAAAATGctgcagagaggacagagatcagTTGGTGTTAaagagaaggcagagaggggggagggctcAGTAGGAGAGGGATTATAATGTAACCTCACACGAGAGGGGATGTTAAACAGACGACACAAGTTAACAAAGCCAGGCAATTGCATTGGCTGACTGCTAATGCTGCAGGGCTAACTGAGGGACAGATGGCCTCTGTAGCATTGAGTTGCAGCCCTTCTAACAGTCATGGGTAGGGCTAAATGCTCATGCTAGGCTAACGGGGACATACAGAGAGGGGCAAGGCTAAATGCTAACCCCTCTAGGCTAACTGAGGGACAGTCCGATGGAACGCCGGATGCTCGTGGCGGTCTCGTTTGGAGAACCTGTACTGATGGCGCGGAGTGTGTGGGACTGGCTACACTCTCACCTcccctctgtgtctgtgtgtgcctgtgtcagcGCCGGTCTGCTGCTCCACTACTGCTCAGTCTGCCAGGTAAGAGATGAGACAAACTGATTAGACATACTAGATTAGATACACTGTTGGGAAGAGTTGAGATTGGAGCTGGATGCCAACAGGTGAGGACAGGTTTACATACAACATAAACTGTGTGGCGCGAGCCCTGaatattggctgaaagccgtggtatatcagctCGTATACCTCGGGTATGACACAATTTTATTTTTACtcttctaattacattggtaaccagtctataatagcaataaggcaccttgggggtttgggGTATATGCCATCTGCATTACGTCATGCCTATTGGCTGTGTACCACACGCCCTCCGGCTTTATTGCTTGAGTATAGTATAGCGAGGAGTTGAAGTCCGATAACAATGGTCTTCTAGTCATAGATATAATAACCTTAGGTGTGGACAGGTGAAGACTGTCCTTGTGGGATGGGATGTAGAGCCACATtgaacgttgcagatagaaatgccacAAATAGAGCCGACGTGATTCCTTATTGTACTAGtcagagaggcatgtttgttctacatagcGCATTGCTAACTGAACGTTCCAAAACGTTGCGTCCTGCTGAACGCGCCCCTGGTATACATCCAGTATGtaaggctgtgtttctctctccaggATTAGGTACGAGGTGGGCAGGTACacagtatctcctctctctgtgctgaTCCACACAGGTATGTGTGGAAGTGCTGCTACAAACCCTGTCCTCTCCAGTTGAGGCACGTCTGGGCAGGTGTTGGTTTCTGTCTGTAGAAGGATTATCTAGCTGCTTTGGCATTAGCTAGTATGGACCGGTAGAAGGAGAGTTGTCTTTGTGTGTCTATAGGCTGGGTCAGGTGTGTATTGGGTCCATTAAAGTTCAACACACAATTTGATTGTATCTCTATTTGAGCAGGTTTAACACCTAGGATCTGTCTTTATTATGAAAAGCTGTTTTCGTTGTGGGTGTTTTAGTAAGGTTCTCTGAGTTGACATTTGCGTTGTCTCTATCTGGGCTAAGGCGGTGGTAAGCCAGGGAGATTTATGATGACGGCTGCTGTCAGAATAGACTCTAGGGCTGTAGGTTTAGTAGGGTCACAGCTTCACGACCTTTAGTTCTTGACCTCGTGGTCAGAACAGAGCTTTTGTGTTCCTCTTGCGGCCAACACTGACGTCCAGAATGTCActactgattgtgtgtgtgtgtgtgtttcatggcTGCTGTCATTAGGACAGGAATCAAGACACATTCCAAGAACGTAGTGTAGGATGAAGGGAAGAAAAGACTGgggtaaggatggagggaggcGGCAGAGGGACAGAGCTCTGCTGTTTTGtagtggaggagcaggaggaaaaTAGAGCGGGATTAGGATAACAACAGAGCTCTGCTGTTTTGtagtggaggagcaggaggaaaaTAGAGCGGGATTAGGATAACAACAGAGCTCTGCTGTTTTGtagtggaggagcaggaggaaaaTAGAGCGGGATTAGGATAACAACAGAGCTCTGCTGTTTTGtagtggaggagcaggaggaaaaTAGAGCGGGATTAGGATAACAACAGCGGGAAGCAGTGAGTGAAGGCAGGAGAAAGGGAGTAATACTTTGAGGAAGGCAAAAGAAGTAAAAAGAGAAGGAAGGGCAGATTCTTCTCTCCGGGGTCATTCAGGTCAGGTAATAATGGAGGCGGTGAAATCGAATAGAGGGGACTGAGTTACATCCCCCCGGGCCATTCATTAAACTGTCTGGCCTgaactgctggagagagagcgagtgggagATAAACGAGTGGATGAGAGAGGAGTAAAAGAGCCATTTAGGGGGGGGGTATAGCCCTGCTTTGACGACCCGTTCCTCTCCAGACCCCCTGTAGTGACACCCAGCACCCAATGCTCAGCTccgagagggacagaaggagagaatgaTAAAGTGGTTGATTTAGCTGGATTCCCCCTGCAGATTAGTGCTGTGCCACCGTGGAGCTAGCTCATCGTTCACCTGTCACATTGACCTCTGCCTCTTTGCACTTTTCCTTCTGGGCTTTGTCTTCATTTTGCAATGTTTTCAGtctggcaggtgtgtgtgtggatgactGTACACTTTTGTGTGTTTCTGCTTTGAGGTCAGGGTTATGTTTGGGTTAAGCTGGTAAAGAGCTTTTAGAGTCCGGAAGTCTCTGTTGACATTGATCCGGGACTCAAACTACTAGCCTGCGCTGTCTCTGTTTTTCACCATGTATTCAGCACAACTTCAGGGGCCGTATCCACAAAGCGTCTCCGGTTTTAATAATGAATAcgattatatggacagatcctagatcagcactgctgCTCAGATATTTAATGAACACGGCCTCTGGCCTGTGTTTCTCCTCTTCCCTCGCTCTGTATTCAGCACAACATTTCAGCAGTCCAGTGTAAAGAATGTGTGGGTGCGGAGGAGGCAGACAGGCAAACATTGGCTGGGGTTGGTTGGTTGTACTGGGCTGGAGTGTAGTGGGGCATGCGTTCTTTAGCAGTCCGATGGTTGTAAATGATCATAAAATATCGGTTTATGacgccctgtccttccactcaaTTACCTCTATGATGACCTCTGCCTCCcatcttctttctcttcttttttttcttcctcaAACGTTTTGTCTATGCCCTACCTTtgctctctccatgtctctctgaccctatctctctctctgtctccttccagtGATTTCACACACAGTATCATTTCCTaatcagtggtgtgtgtgtgcaatcgATGCTGTGTTCTCCTCTCTGCTTGCGTCAAACTCTCTTGCATAGTGACCTTGCTATGTTTTTCCAATAAAGATAaactaactacacacacacacacatccgcaGACTCACTCACTTACTCAATCAAACTCGCACATAGTGTTCCTGTGTAGGCCAGGAACGTAATATTTTTGTTAGCTGACTGGTGGTGTGTAACACATTTTGTTGCTTCTCTCCTTCCCAGACCAAGCAATGGCAGAAGCTGAAAACTATGGTGCATTGGTCTCCCTTCGTGTCCTTGAACAAGCGTTATCCCTGGGTGCAGCTCGCCGGGCATGCAGGTATACACCACTCCCtttcacactctgtctctctagtgctctagcgctctctctctttctctctagtgctctagctctctctctttctctctagtggtctagctctctctttctctctagtgctctagctctctctctttccctctagtgctctagctctctctctttccctctagtgctctagctctctctagtgctctcttctctcctctctagttctctagctctctttctctctctagtgctctagctctctctctctttctctctctctagtgctctctctctctttctctagctcttGCTTTCTCTCTAGTGCTCTAGCTTTCGCTCTAGTgctctagctctctttctctctagcgctctttctctctttctctctctctctcactctctagtgctctagctctctctatctagctctcgctttctctctctctcttactttcttTTCCTCTGTCACTCACttgtcccctccctctgtctcgtAGGTAACTTCCAGGCGGGGGAGTATGGGCGTTTGTTGAAGCGCTACTGTGAGTGTGAGCAGCTGTGCTTGTCAAAGCTGATGGGGGACATTCTGCGGCCCTATGTCCCTGGCTACTATGGCGTGGTGCAGAGGGATGAACAGGACTACAACCTAATGGACGACCTCCTGGCTGACTTTGACTCTCCCTCCATCATGGATTGCAAGATGGGCAGCAGGTGAGGCTCTCCAGGACCAATGCTGGAGAGGAGATTACTATTGTTAGATAACTCCGCTGTTAGATGATGAACTGGCTCACTAATCCGGTCTTCCTTGTCCTATCAGGACTTATCTGGCGGAGGAGCTACTGAAGGCCAGGGAGCGTCCACGGCTCCGCAGGGACATGTATGAGAAGATGGTGGCCGTGGACCCTGGGGCCCCTACGGATCAAGAGAGGGCGCAACAAGGCATCCTGAAGCCCAGATACATGCAGTGGAGAGAGACCCTCAGCTCCACTTCCACCCTGGGCTTCCGCATCGAGGGCATCAAGGTCAGGGGGCCCACTGGGTTCAACTCGGGGTCTAAATAAGGGGATTGAGAAATTATTTTTAGTGTTTCAAACTTATGGCCAAAATAAATTAACAATGAGACAAGGAAATGGGTGTGATGGGTCAGCACTCAAAAAGATGTCACATAAAGCTTACTTCATTAAAAAAACGAATAATAGTTTTACTTCATCAATAATTACTTGTGTGTATTTTGTTATCTGCAGAGAGCGGATGGGACGTGCAACACCAACTTTAAGAAGACCAAACACCGGGAGCAGGTCATGCAGGCCCTGGGAGATTTTGTTGATGGGAACATTCAGATCCTGGTACGTGTTTCTAGAGGGACATTTAGTCGGGTGGCACATAAGGGAACTTGAGTTCTAGGGGGACCTACTCAGTCCCTTCAGATTGACTGTCTATTTGACTGTttgtctcccgttctctctctggtAGAAAGTCTACCTGCAACGTCTGGAGGAGCTGCGATCTGTGCTGGAGAAGTCACAGTTCTTCAGAACACATGAGGTAAcccacacaaactcactcacatcCTATACTACTTCCCACTTCTCTGTACCCATATTACTCTGCTTTACTTGAAGACGATATTTATAGTAAAGTTTGGCATAAGTACTTTCCCTCAACAAACTTGTTTGCTGGATTATGATTAAATGTGATTGATATGAACATGAATCAAATTCCTTATTAAACCTGAAATATGTTACTTTATGGGCTGCCGGACCAAATTGAAATAGAaatagttatagatctgtcatcctcattgaaagcaagtctaagaagcggtagatctgttctatgtgcactatttcgaTGCGTCCCATTCTTTAAATTTAgtttttactttcagttttgtacaccaactTAAAATACAATAATTTTTGGTTATAGACAATATATTTCAGTGGTTTAGATgctacaatgattctctacactatacatgCTTGTTTTGTCTCCAcccataccggatccgggataattgtcatcagcaacgctgaatagcatagcgccacagtcaaataatattactagaaaatattcatattcatgaaatcacaagtgcaatattgcaaaacacagtttagccttttgttaatccacctgtcatctcAAATTAtgctttactgcgaaagcaatacaagtgtttgtgtaagtttatcgatcgctcaaaaacaataagtacacttagcatcaggtaacttAGTCACGAAAATCCGAAaatcaatcaaattaatcgtttacctttgatcttcggatgttttcactcacaagactcccagttacacaacaaatgttccttttgttctataaagatattttttatatccataTACCTCCGTTAGttggtgcgttatgcccaggaatccaccggaaagagcggtcacaacaacgcagacaataattccaaattatatccataatgtccacagacaCATGTcagacgttttttataatcaatcctcagggtgtttttcaaatatctattcgataatatatcaactgggacagttgtcttttcactaggaccgggaatAACAATGTCCGCCTTTCTCTTTTGCGCACAATTCaatctgagagcccccacctatccacttacacaatgtggtcgttcacgctcattcttcaaaataaaagcctgaaactatgtctgaagactgacaccttgagaaagcgataggaaaaggaatcttgttgatatccctttaaatggagcaatggggggccatggaacatggagttttcaaaatagaagccacttcctggtttgatttttctcagggttttgcctgcaatat
Coding sequences:
- the LOC135546079 gene encoding inositol-trisphosphate 3-kinase C-like isoform X2, giving the protein MERRMLVAVSFGEPVLMARSVWDWLHSHLPSVSVCACVSAGLLLHYCSVCQTKQWQKLKTMVHWSPFVSLNKRYPWVQLAGHAGNFQAGEYGRLLKRYCECEQLCLSKLMGDILRPYVPGYYGVVQRDEQDYNLMDDLLADFDSPSIMDCKMGSRTYLAEELLKARERPRLRRDMYEKMVAVDPGAPTDQERAQQGILKPRYMQWRETLSSTSTLGFRIEGIKRADGTCNTNFKKTKHREQVMQALGDFVDGNIQILKVYLQRLEELRSVLEKSQFFRTHEVVGSSLLFVHDASGQARVWMIDFGKTVPLPAPLTLDHRTPWIEGNCEDGYLWGLDNLIDILCTMLPPSR